The following nucleotide sequence is from Pedobacter sp. PACM 27299.
CAACAGTTCGTTGTGCACTGATATCGGGAAGCGTATAGATTTCTCAGCAGGCCTGTTTCTTTTAACGCTTTTGCTTTTGGATATATCCATCGTACATATTGTTTTAAAGGTTTTAGCGTGCATAAAGAACGAGAAATATACCCGGAGTATATTCTAAACCCCCTCAGCGATAGCGCCAAGGGGGTAAAGTAAGGCGCTGCCTAACTTCCGCTTGCTCCTTTGACTCGTCCTAAAATACGTTTACGATTTTTTATTCTTGATCCTGCATTAGATTTACAGCAGCATCGTAGTCCTGAATAGGATTTACAATAGTACTGTTTTTGTGGTAATAATTCTTCCATAATCGCTGGGGTAATATGCTTCCAGCATGAACCTGATCAGGAGTTAGATTTCCTATGCTCATATGGGGCCTTTCCTCATTGTAGAGCTTGATTACAAAGTCCAGAACCTGTTTCCCTTCTTCCAAATTGTTAACGCTATAGCTGCTTAAGTATTCGTTTTTTATAATTCCGTTAACACGTTCGGCAATGGCATTATCCCTTGGATCTCCGCTTTCAGTCATACTTATTTGCACCGTACTTTCCTCCAGCGTCTGTATATACTCATTGCAGCAGTACTGTAAGCCGCGGTCTGAATGATGACAGAGGAATTCGATGTTCTCTGCATTAGATAATGCCATTTTCAAGGCCTTAACCGTTTCTACAGCCAAAAGGTTGTCGGCAACATTATATCCAATAATCTTTCTTGAAAAGGCATCCGTAATGAAGCTGATATACAAAAACTTATCATTTATCTTCCAGTAAGTAATGTCACTTACCCATAAGCGGTTTGCCGCCCCAGGCACAAAACCCTTTATTAGATTTGGAAATTTTCGGTACATGTGAAAGGAATTAGTTGTTGATATTCTCCGCTTGTACCTCTTTACCAACAAACCAGGCGTTGATAATAGATCAAATAAGGCATCCCGTCCCATTTTTATCTGATGTTCCAAAAGAAACGGTTGAATCAGCTCATAAAGCTTTCTTGTTCCCATATGTCTATGATCTTTTCTCATCTCAATAACTTTTTTTAATACTAGCTCTTGTTCTATGGTGATAGCCTGGTTATGCCACCAATGCTGATAATAGGCTTGCCTGGTCATTCCAAGTATTCGACAGATGCGTGCAAGGCTTTTCCGCTTGTTTCTGTCTTTCATTTCAAAGATTACTTGGTGAATGACTTTTTTCTAATGTTAATTTTCAGCTCACGTTCCGCTAGTTCTATCATCACTAGGTAGGCTTGTTCTCGAATCTGGCTATCCTCCAGCTGCAATTTTAATTGCCTTATTTCTGCATCTCTTTCATCTTTTTCAGGCAATTCAACGAGTTTATTTGTACTAGGTTTATCCTTCATATAGAATGAAATAGGTTTTTTCTTGACACTGTCGTCAATGTAACCCAATTGCCGCATAAACTTCAAAATTTTGCCGCATTCCCGATGGCTTCCCGTAAATTCCTTCCAGATCGCCTGTTTGGACTTACCGCCTTCAAGGAATGCCTTGACGATAGTGTGCTTCTGCTGAGTACTGAAATACATGCCTGGCCGCTGTTTGGCTCTTTCTTTTTTTTCCATTTTTTTGTCCTTTTTGGGTGTAAACCCATTTTAGGACAAGACACTTTTCATGGAAGAGAAAAGGCAATCAGATAGTACAAAATTCACTGCAATACATTCCCGTAAATTGAATGAAACCTAGTTCAATTACCGGCCAAATTCCCTTCAACAATGGCGTTCTTCAAAACAGGCTTGCCATTCAAATTTGATTCTACGGACAGTTGCATTAAAGCTCCAAAAGGAACGAATCGAATTTCAGTTTCACCAGCTAAATACAAATCGTCCTCACCTGGTTTCTTATAAACCGAAAGACTGATCTTCTTTCCGGAATCTTTAATCGTAAAGAAGCAATTGATGGCCATAAAAGTCTTAGACCATAACATAAAGTCAAGTTTAGCAAGGTAATTTCCGATAGGTACGTGCTCTTTGTAGAAAGAATAATTCTTTGGTTCATAACCCGCTTCCAAAGCAGGAAAGAATCCCATAACAGTGGTTTCTCTATTCATTTTTTTAGGTATTGTTTACCCAAAGATTCAGCTTTTAAGAGCCCTGGTTTCCCATATGGGAAAAACAGTTGAAATGCCAAGGTGAACTCTCCTACTACATGAATAAAAAGTAAACCTGAAATATATTGATTTATTCATTCTGTCTTTCTTAAAAAAACCCAGATCAATAAGAAAAAACAAACAGGTATTCTTTAATTTAAATTTGACTTTTTATACAAAAAGCGTTTGCTCATCAGTATAATACGTGGTTAATTGAGCATTCATTTTCATTTTAATCACCTTCCCTGTTGGACTACATTTTTTCTTGGCATTATGAATCATTAATAAATCAAGGCCTTTTTGTTTATCGTTGAACAAGTCTAACTTCCTTGCTTGCTTGATCAGGTCTTGTAAAACGTACTTAATTGTTTTATGAAGAATTCTAACTTCAGTCTTTGGAATCCTACTTACAATTGAAAAAGGAGAAATATTGGCAAACCAAAGAATTTCATCCGCATAGGCTTGATCTATTCCCCTAATTACTTTCTGATCGATTAACAAGGATTTGACCTCGACTTCTGTTTCAGAAAACAAGTTCATGAGGTAGTCCACTGACATTTCCTTAGATAAAACATCAGGAACAGCCAAAGCAACCGGGTTCAGATCAAACCTACTCAGTTGCTGACAATCCTTGACACTAATAATTTGTCCACCACTAAAACTAAAGTCTAATAATCCAGCAGTGACCTCCTGATTTTGCATGATAATTTGAAATTCTGTCGAATTGGATAAGTTGATTTCCAAGACCGAATGATTCTTGAACTGAAAGCATAATGAAAACCCGTCACGCCAAACTTTTTTCAATTCATGACCTACAAGATTTTCATTTAGCGCTGCAATGGAAACATTGATACAACTATCCTGCATAATATTCAGCTTTTGCAGAAGCCTGTTTTTATACTTTCTATCGAAAATTTCAGCACAAATTTCTAAGTAAGGTAACGTAAACATAATTTAAATCAGAACTTGATGAGGTAAGGGTTTAAAGGTACGCTGTCTTCCTACCTTCTTTTCCTGCTTTATGCAATTCATTATTGATCTAAATCAATGATGAATTCAAAATTTAACAGCGCTATTTTATCATTGCAGTGATTAACATGGCAAATGCTTTAACTTCAAAGAGTCTTCAGAATTAAACACCATATTTACTTGATGAAATTTCTAATTGTTGAAGACGAGGAAGGATTAAGGAAAAGTATTGATCAGTATTTGACTGCTGAAGGAAATATTTGTGATTGGGCTTCCAGCTATGAGCAAGGTTATCAAAAGCTATCCCTTTACGACTATGACTGTGTTTTACTTGACTTAACGCTTCCCGATGGAGAAGGGCTTCAGCTATTAAAATACCTTAAAAAAGTGAATAAATCGGATGGTGTTCTTATCATTTCTGCACGTAACTCCTTAGATCAAAAAATCGCAGGCCTAAGTATGGGTGCAGATGATTACCTGATCAAACCCTTTCACTTGTCAGAACTATACGCAAGGATTATGGCCATTGTAAGACGTAGGAATTTTAACGGAAACAGCCTTGTTCAGTTTAATGAGCTGGAGATCGACACGATTTCTAAGGAGCTCAAAGTAAATAATAAGCTGGTATATTTAACTAGAAAGGAGTTTGATCTTCTATTGTATTTTGTGACGAACAAAAATAAGGTGATTTCCAAATCTGCAGCTGTGGTACACATCTGGGGTGATGAAGCAGATATGGCAGACAGTTTTGATTTCATTTATACTCATATTAAAAATGTGAGAAAGAAATTAACAGATGCTGGCTGTAAAGATTATTTCCAGTCTGTTTATGGAATAGGCTATAAATTCTGCGAAACATGAAATTATTTAGCAGCTATAACCGGATCTTATCCGTCATTACCCTTTCAGGGTTATTAGTCATAGGCTTTCTGTTTTATCAAACACTTGGTCAATACCTCAACAGACAGATGGAAGATCATCTATATGAGGAGCTCCTGGAAGTTAGAGATTTTGCGCATGTGAAAAACATTCTGCCCTCTCCTGATGGTTTCGATGATGTAATCGTGGAATATAAAAAGATTAAA
It contains:
- a CDS encoding IS3 family transposase, giving the protein MKDRNKRKSLARICRILGMTRQAYYQHWWHNQAITIEQELVLKKVIEMRKDHRHMGTRKLYELIQPFLLEHQIKMGRDALFDLLSTPGLLVKRYKRRISTTNSFHMYRKFPNLIKGFVPGAANRLWVSDITYWKINDKFLYISFITDAFSRKIIGYNVADNLLAVETVKALKMALSNAENIEFLCHHSDRGLQYCCNEYIQTLEESTVQISMTESGDPRDNAIAERVNGIIKNEYLSSYSVNNLEEGKQVLDFVIKLYNEERPHMSIGNLTPDQVHAGSILPQRLWKNYYHKNSTIVNPIQDYDAAVNLMQDQE
- a CDS encoding formamidopyrimidine-DNA glycosylase, with translation MQDSCINVSIAALNENLVGHELKKVWRDGFSLCFQFKNHSVLEINLSNSTEFQIIMQNQEVTAGLLDFSFSGGQIISVKDCQQLSRFDLNPVALAVPDVLSKEMSVDYLMNLFSETEVEVKSLLIDQKVIRGIDQAYADEILWFANISPFSIVSRIPKTEVRILHKTIKYVLQDLIKQARKLDLFNDKQKGLDLLMIHNAKKKCSPTGKVIKMKMNAQLTTYYTDEQTLFV
- a CDS encoding response regulator transcription factor, giving the protein MKFLIVEDEEGLRKSIDQYLTAEGNICDWASSYEQGYQKLSLYDYDCVLLDLTLPDGEGLQLLKYLKKVNKSDGVLIISARNSLDQKIAGLSMGADDYLIKPFHLSELYARIMAIVRRRNFNGNSLVQFNELEIDTISKELKVNNKLVYLTRKEFDLLLYFVTNKNKVISKSAAVVHIWGDEADMADSFDFIYTHIKNVRKKLTDAGCKDYFQSVYGIGYKFCET